One genomic segment of Anaerolineales bacterium includes these proteins:
- a CDS encoding TIGR03560 family F420-dependent LLM class oxidoreductase: MHIGLQIPSFKYPGGTAAIRPKLKEIVTTAEESGCYSLWVMDHYYQIKGLFGEAYTDPMLESYTTLGFFAGLTEKAYLGVLVTGVIYRHPSVLMKMVNTLDILSGGRAYLGIGAAWYEDEAKGFGIPYPSTSERFEQLEDTLRLAKALWDSDQTSFEGKHFSAPAITNNPRPLSKPHPRIMVGGTGPKKTLRMVAQYADACNIGDWVGTENMQKALDILKEHCETLGRDYNTIEKTCLCTVHLSGDDTADSVVSRIEELSGMGFTHAIFNMPDVYEITPLATFAREIIPAAADL; encoded by the coding sequence ATGCACATCGGATTACAAATTCCGTCTTTCAAGTATCCTGGCGGTACGGCCGCTATCCGGCCCAAACTGAAAGAAATCGTCACAACGGCGGAAGAATCAGGTTGTTACAGCCTCTGGGTGATGGATCATTACTATCAAATCAAGGGATTGTTCGGAGAAGCCTACACCGATCCGATGCTGGAAAGCTATACCACGCTCGGATTTTTTGCTGGCCTAACCGAGAAAGCCTATCTCGGTGTGTTGGTAACGGGCGTTATCTACCGCCATCCCTCCGTTCTGATGAAGATGGTCAACACGCTCGACATACTCTCCGGCGGCCGTGCTTATCTCGGCATCGGCGCGGCATGGTACGAAGATGAAGCAAAAGGCTTCGGCATCCCCTACCCTTCTACCTCAGAGCGCTTCGAGCAACTGGAGGATACTTTAAGATTGGCAAAGGCGCTCTGGGATAGCGATCAGACATCCTTTGAGGGCAAGCATTTTTCTGCGCCGGCGATAACCAACAATCCCCGCCCGCTCTCAAAACCGCATCCGCGCATCATGGTGGGCGGCACGGGGCCGAAGAAGACGCTGCGAATGGTCGCGCAATATGCAGACGCCTGCAATATCGGGGATTGGGTGGGCACGGAAAACATGCAAAAAGCACTCGACATACTTAAAGAACATTGTGAAACTCTGGGACGTGATTACAACACAATCGAGAAGACATGCCTCTGCACGGTGCATCTTTCCGGGGACGATACTGCAGACAGCGTTGTAAGTCGTATCGAGGAACTCTCCGGGATGGGCTTCACGCACGCGATATTCAATATGCCGGATGTTTACGAAATCACACCGCTCGCAACCTTTGCAAGAGAGATTATCCCGGCGGCGGCAGATCTCTAA
- a CDS encoding AAA family ATPase, with translation EVKHRLAFLPDAPVFYPELTIWEHLHFISHAFCDTQDIENRAASILRTLGIFNARNLLPHALSRGMQLKAALSLILIRPFNVFFLDEPTSSLDPVGVKILEKILDVCRCGGASILMTTHDISLAERLSNEIWHMVEGRLQFNAESNMDSTSLTTKSSVEVGDIDYRYRPIKA, from the coding sequence GAAGTAAAACACAGACTTGCTTTCTTGCCGGATGCACCAGTCTTCTATCCAGAACTGACTATCTGGGAACATTTACACTTCATATCCCATGCCTTTTGTGACACGCAGGATATTGAAAATCGAGCAGCATCGATATTGCGGACATTAGGGATATTCAACGCGCGAAACCTGTTGCCGCATGCCCTTTCCCGTGGGATGCAGTTGAAAGCAGCACTCTCGTTGATTTTGATACGTCCGTTTAATGTTTTTTTCCTTGACGAACCAACTTCTTCTCTCGACCCCGTTGGCGTAAAAATCCTCGAGAAAATCCTTGATGTTTGTCGATGTGGTGGAGCATCGATTCTTATGACAACACACGACATCTCATTGGCAGAACGTTTGTCGAATGAGATCTGGCATATGGTTGAGGGGAGGCTTCAGTTCAATGCAGAAAGCAATATGGACAGCACGTCTCTCACAACTAAAAGCTCGGTGGAGGTGGGTGATATCGATTATCGGTATCGACCCATCAAAGCATAA
- the gnd gene encoding decarboxylating 6-phosphogluconate dehydrogenase: MQIGMIGLGRMGANMTIRLMRAGHDCVVYDQNAQAAVDLVKQGAVSAASLGELVDKLEAPRAIWFMLPAAVVDKVLEDLKPLLKAGDIVVEGGNSYYHDDIRRAANLEPTGIHYVDVGVSGGVWGLERGYSLMIGGEAAAVQHLDPIFMALAPGVDAAVRTPGRKSDVAPAEQGYFHCGPHGAGHFVKMVHNGIEYGMMAALAEGLNILNKANAGQQSHDVDAETAPLRHPEYYQYDLDLKNVAEVWRRGSVIGSWLLDLTAAALLDDPQLNQFKGRVSDSGEGRWTVLASIDEAVSAPVISAALYARFSSRGQDEFANKIMSAMRYEFGGHREKKG; encoded by the coding sequence ATGCAAATCGGAATGATTGGATTAGGACGAATGGGGGCGAACATGACAATCCGCCTGATGCGCGCCGGGCACGACTGCGTGGTCTATGACCAAAACGCCCAGGCTGCGGTCGATTTGGTCAAGCAGGGTGCGGTCAGTGCCGCATCATTGGGCGAGTTGGTGGACAAACTGGAAGCGCCGCGGGCCATCTGGTTCATGCTGCCCGCCGCCGTCGTGGATAAGGTGTTGGAAGACCTGAAACCTCTGCTGAAGGCCGGTGACATTGTGGTTGAGGGAGGCAATTCCTATTATCACGATGACATTCGCCGAGCCGCAAATTTGGAACCGACCGGTATCCACTACGTTGACGTCGGTGTCAGCGGCGGTGTTTGGGGTCTGGAGCGCGGCTATTCTCTGATGATCGGCGGGGAGGCGGCGGCCGTTCAACATCTCGATCCCATTTTCATGGCCTTGGCGCCCGGCGTGGATGCGGCAGTGCGCACACCGGGGAGGAAAAGTGACGTTGCACCGGCCGAACAAGGTTATTTCCACTGCGGCCCGCACGGAGCTGGCCATTTCGTAAAAATGGTTCACAACGGCATCGAATACGGCATGATGGCCGCTCTTGCCGAAGGGCTGAACATTCTCAACAAAGCCAATGCCGGACAGCAGTCACACGATGTCGACGCCGAAACAGCCCCGCTGCGCCACCCGGAATACTACCAATACGACCTTGACCTGAAAAATGTGGCCGAAGTGTGGCGGCGAGGCAGCGTTATTGGCTCCTGGCTGCTCGACCTGACGGCCGCCGCCCTTTTGGATGATCCCCAGTTAAACCAATTTAAAGGACGGGTTTCCGACTCCGGTGAAGGGCGCTGGACGGTTTTAGCCTCCATAGATGAAGCTGTATCCGCTCCGGTAATCAGCGCAGCCTTGTATGCCCGCTTTAGCTCACGCGGGCAGGATGAATTTGCCAACAAAATTATGTCGGCCATGCGCTATGAGTTTGGCGGTCATCGTGAGAAGAAGGGCTAG
- a CDS encoding glucan 1,4-alpha-glucosidase, with product MTESNENKAPGRPGIPPRWTSSAKSGVGTSFNPPSRVWFTLSHGIFNEIYYPRLDYACVRDMGLIVTDGDAFFSEEKRHCSHEIAFLAPAVPAYKLTNTCLDGRYTITKEILADPKRNVVLQHTQFIPTVGDLADYHLHALLAPHLGNRGAENTAWVGDYKGVPMLFARRDDLALALAVDVPWLQRSAGFVGVSDGWQDLSKHKIMTWAYDLAENGNVALTGEIDLAAGNGWFDLALGFGLSVEEAGHRARAALLDGFSASRQMAVAEWQTWQDSLPAVGETAAGKDGLYRISTAVMRTHASKRFPGGFIASLSIPWGFAKGDDDLGGYHLVWPRDLVETAGGLLAAGALDDARRVLEYLQITQEADNHWPQNMWLDGSPYWSGLQMDETAFPILLVDLAFRQGALTSADRERYWPMVRRAAQFVLQNGPVSQQDRWEEDPGYSPFTLAVEIAGLLTAAEMAEAMGEDDAAVYMRQTADTWNANIERWTYVTGTDLAGKVGVDGYYVRIAPPETADAASPKDGFVPIKNQPPGQSLEPAKHIISPDALALVRFGLRSAKDPRIVDTIKVIDALLKTETPNGTAWHRYNDDGYGEHENGAPFDGTGIGRAWPLLTGERGHYELAAGNRRRARKMLAAMTAFANEGGLLPEQVWDAADIPEKELYFGCPAGSAMPLVWAHAEYVKLCRSIADGAVFDRPPQTVKRYAAGKTGSPYAIWRFNHKCRTIPLGQILRLELSDPAVIVWSDDHRQTTHEIHTGDTGLGMHVADLPTTEYKAGSEIWFSFQALADDLRRDEEFVVKIEG from the coding sequence ATGACGGAATCGAACGAAAACAAAGCACCCGGCCGTCCGGGCATTCCTCCGCGCTGGACTTCCAGCGCCAAAAGCGGCGTCGGCACCTCTTTCAATCCACCCAGCCGCGTATGGTTTACCCTCAGCCACGGCATCTTCAACGAAATATATTACCCGCGCCTGGATTACGCCTGTGTGCGCGACATGGGGTTGATCGTTACCGACGGCGACGCCTTTTTCTCTGAAGAAAAGCGCCACTGCAGCCACGAGATTGCCTTCCTTGCTCCGGCCGTGCCCGCATACAAACTCACCAATACCTGCCTGGACGGCCGCTACACCATCACCAAAGAGATCCTGGCCGACCCGAAGCGCAATGTAGTCTTGCAGCATACCCAGTTCATCCCCACCGTGGGCGATCTCGCAGACTACCACCTCCACGCATTATTGGCTCCGCACCTGGGCAACCGAGGCGCGGAAAACACTGCCTGGGTCGGCGACTACAAAGGCGTCCCCATGTTATTTGCCCGACGGGATGACCTGGCGCTTGCGCTGGCGGTTGACGTTCCCTGGCTCCAGCGTTCGGCCGGTTTTGTCGGCGTATCGGATGGCTGGCAGGATTTGAGTAAACACAAGATCATGACCTGGGCTTATGATCTGGCGGAAAATGGCAATGTGGCGCTTACCGGCGAAATCGATCTGGCAGCGGGAAACGGCTGGTTCGATTTGGCGCTGGGCTTTGGCCTCAGCGTCGAAGAAGCAGGACACCGTGCCCGCGCTGCACTGCTGGATGGCTTTAGCGCTTCACGACAGATGGCGGTTGCCGAGTGGCAGACGTGGCAGGACAGCCTGCCCGCAGTTGGCGAAACTGCCGCTGGTAAAGACGGTCTCTATCGCATCAGTACGGCGGTGATGCGCACCCACGCCAGCAAACGCTTTCCCGGCGGATTCATCGCCAGCCTCTCCATCCCCTGGGGTTTTGCCAAAGGCGACGACGATTTGGGCGGCTACCACCTGGTCTGGCCCCGCGACCTGGTCGAAACGGCCGGGGGATTGTTGGCCGCCGGGGCACTGGACGACGCCCGCCGCGTCCTCGAATATTTACAGATCACCCAGGAAGCCGACAATCACTGGCCGCAAAATATGTGGCTGGACGGATCGCCTTACTGGAGCGGGCTGCAAATGGATGAAACCGCTTTCCCCATCCTCCTTGTCGATTTGGCCTTTCGTCAGGGGGCGTTGACAAGCGCCGACCGAGAGCGTTACTGGCCCATGGTACGCCGCGCCGCTCAATTTGTGCTGCAAAATGGCCCGGTTAGCCAGCAAGACCGCTGGGAAGAGGACCCCGGCTACTCCCCCTTCACCCTGGCCGTGGAGATCGCCGGGCTGCTGACCGCTGCCGAAATGGCGGAAGCGATGGGGGAAGACGATGCTGCCGTTTACATGCGCCAAACAGCAGACACCTGGAACGCCAACATCGAACGCTGGACGTACGTTACCGGGACCGATCTGGCCGGCAAAGTCGGGGTGGATGGATATTACGTGCGCATCGCACCGCCAGAAACGGCCGACGCCGCCTCGCCCAAGGATGGATTTGTGCCCATCAAGAATCAGCCGCCGGGACAAAGCCTGGAGCCGGCCAAACACATCATCAGCCCAGACGCGCTGGCCCTGGTACGTTTTGGGCTGCGGTCCGCCAAAGATCCGCGCATCGTCGACACGATCAAAGTGATTGATGCACTCCTTAAAACAGAAACGCCAAACGGCACCGCCTGGCACCGTTACAACGATGACGGATACGGTGAACACGAAAATGGCGCTCCTTTTGATGGAACTGGGATCGGTCGCGCCTGGCCCTTGCTGACCGGCGAGCGTGGCCATTATGAATTGGCGGCCGGAAACAGGCGGCGAGCCCGGAAAATGCTGGCCGCCATGACGGCTTTCGCCAACGAGGGGGGTCTTTTACCGGAACAGGTTTGGGATGCCGCCGACATTCCGGAAAAGGAGTTGTACTTTGGTTGTCCAGCCGGTTCGGCCATGCCGCTGGTTTGGGCGCACGCCGAATATGTGAAGTTGTGCCGTTCGATTGCCGATGGTGCGGTGTTTGATAGGCCGCCGCAAACGGTCAAGCGGTACGCTGCGGGAAAAACCGGATCGCCATACGCGATTTGGCGCTTCAATCACAAGTGCCGCACCATTCCCCTCGGGCAAATACTGCGGCTGGAGTTGTCGGATCCGGCCGTTATCGTGTGGAGCGACGACCATCGGCAAACCACCCATGAAATCCACACCGGCGACACAGGCCTGGGCATGCACGTTGCTGATCTGCCCACTACGGAATACAAAGCCGGATCCGAAATATGGTTTTCTTTCCAGGCGCTGGCCGACGATCTGCGGCGGGACGAAGAATTTGTCGTGAAGATAGAAGGATGA
- a CDS encoding phosphoketolase family protein, with protein MSDLTQDRLSKIDAYWRAANYLALGQIYLRDNPLLREPLSADHIKPRLLGHWGTSPGLSLIYVHLNRLIRDTSANVIYIIGPGHGAPAILAHTYMEGTYTEVYPKVTQDEPGMLRLFRQFSTPGGVPSHVSPETPGSIHEGGELGYSLTHAFGAVFDNPDLIAACVVGDGEAETGPLAGSWKSITFLNPVRDGAVLPILHLNGYKISGPTVMGRMEDDELESMFVGYGYKVYFVAGDDPLKVHPAMAVALDQCHADICGIQEEARTHGFSGQPKWPLIIMRTPKGWTCPKELDGVPLEGTFRAHQVPIPDPATNPEHLELLETWLRSYRPSELFDDEGRLIPELADLPPKGNQRMSANPHANGGRLLIDLNLPDFTSYGVDVPTPGTVIAEATRVLGRYLRDVFLKNEEDQDFRLFCPDETNSNRLNAVFEATNRCFTGKTIPIDDHISPDGRVMEVLSEHLCQGWLEGYLLTGRHGLFPCYEAFTTIVDSMFNQHAKWLKTTRELDWRHPIASLNYLLTSHTWRQDHNGYSHQGPGFLDTVINKKGAVVRIYLPPDANSLLSVMDHCLRSRNYVNVIVAGKQPDLQWLDMETARHHCAQGAGIWAWAGNEEGQGPDVILACAGDVPTLETVAAAWLLRKHAPELKVRLVNIVDVMSLSPPAYHPHGMGPEAFLDLFTEDEPVIFAYHGYPRMIHDLVHGRPQPARFHVRGYMEEGTTTTPFDMVVRNQLSRFHLAIEALRRTTRLEDKANQVIAGFEEKLTQHKYYIRENLEDMPEIRNWKWQA; from the coding sequence GTGTCCGATTTAACCCAAGATCGTCTGAGTAAAATAGATGCATACTGGCGTGCCGCCAACTACCTGGCGCTCGGCCAAATTTACCTGCGGGACAACCCACTGCTGCGTGAACCGCTCAGTGCAGATCATATCAAACCACGATTACTCGGCCACTGGGGAACCAGCCCCGGACTCAGCTTGATTTACGTGCATCTCAACCGGCTCATCCGGGACACCTCTGCCAACGTCATTTACATTATCGGTCCGGGCCACGGCGCCCCGGCCATCCTGGCGCATACTTACATGGAGGGAACGTACACCGAAGTTTACCCGAAGGTCACGCAGGACGAGCCGGGCATGCTGCGCCTGTTCCGTCAATTTTCTACGCCGGGAGGCGTTCCCAGCCACGTAAGCCCGGAAACGCCGGGCTCCATCCACGAGGGCGGCGAATTGGGCTACTCCCTGACCCACGCTTTTGGCGCGGTCTTCGACAATCCGGACCTTATCGCGGCCTGCGTGGTAGGCGACGGTGAAGCGGAAACCGGACCACTGGCCGGCAGTTGGAAGTCCATCACCTTCCTGAATCCGGTACGAGACGGCGCGGTGCTCCCCATCCTGCACCTCAACGGCTACAAAATCTCCGGTCCGACGGTGATGGGACGCATGGAAGATGACGAATTGGAATCGATGTTTGTCGGGTACGGCTACAAAGTCTACTTCGTGGCCGGCGACGATCCGCTGAAGGTTCATCCGGCAATGGCCGTCGCGCTGGATCAGTGTCACGCGGACATATGCGGCATACAAGAGGAAGCGCGCACGCATGGATTTTCTGGCCAACCAAAGTGGCCCTTGATCATTATGCGGACGCCCAAGGGATGGACATGCCCGAAGGAATTGGATGGTGTGCCCCTGGAAGGGACTTTCCGCGCCCACCAGGTTCCCATCCCCGATCCCGCCACCAATCCCGAACATCTAGAATTGCTGGAAACGTGGCTTCGTTCGTATCGCCCGTCGGAGTTGTTTGACGACGAAGGCCGCCTCATTCCTGAGTTGGCCGATCTGCCGCCCAAGGGCAATCAACGCATGAGCGCCAATCCCCACGCCAACGGCGGCCGTCTGCTGATCGATTTGAATCTGCCGGATTTCACGAGCTACGGGGTAGATGTCCCCACACCCGGCACGGTCATCGCCGAAGCCACGCGGGTGTTGGGCCGCTATCTGCGCGATGTTTTTCTGAAGAATGAAGAGGATCAGGATTTCCGCCTCTTCTGCCCCGACGAGACGAATTCCAACCGCCTGAATGCGGTCTTCGAGGCAACAAACCGCTGTTTCACCGGTAAAACGATTCCCATCGACGATCACATTTCGCCCGACGGTCGGGTGATGGAAGTGCTCAGCGAACATCTCTGCCAGGGATGGCTCGAGGGCTACCTGCTTACCGGCCGTCATGGCTTATTCCCCTGCTACGAAGCGTTCACGACGATCGTGGATTCGATGTTCAACCAGCACGCCAAATGGCTCAAAACGACCCGGGAATTGGACTGGCGGCATCCCATCGCCTCGCTGAATTACTTGTTGACCTCGCACACCTGGCGGCAGGATCACAATGGGTACAGCCATCAGGGACCGGGATTCCTCGATACCGTGATCAACAAGAAGGGCGCGGTCGTGCGCATCTATCTACCTCCAGATGCCAACAGCCTGCTTTCCGTAATGGACCATTGTCTCCGCAGCCGCAATTACGTCAACGTGATCGTGGCCGGCAAGCAGCCCGATCTGCAATGGTTGGATATGGAGACGGCCAGGCATCACTGCGCACAGGGGGCCGGCATTTGGGCGTGGGCCGGGAACGAGGAGGGCCAGGGGCCGGACGTCATATTGGCGTGTGCCGGCGACGTGCCTACGTTGGAGACGGTGGCGGCGGCCTGGCTGCTGCGAAAACACGCCCCGGAATTGAAGGTGCGCCTGGTCAACATTGTGGACGTGATGAGTCTTTCGCCGCCCGCCTACCATCCGCACGGCATGGGTCCTGAAGCGTTTTTGGATCTGTTTACCGAGGACGAGCCGGTGATCTTTGCCTATCACGGTTACCCGCGCATGATCCACGATTTGGTACACGGCCGTCCCCAGCCAGCTCGTTTCCACGTGCGCGGCTACATGGAAGAGGGGACTACCACGACCCCCTTCGACATGGTGGTGCGCAACCAGCTCAGCCGCTTTCACCTGGCGATCGAAGCGCTGCGGCGGACGACGCGGCTGGAGGACAAAGCGAACCAGGTGATCGCCGGCTTCGAGGAAAAGTTGACCCAGCATAAATACTACATCCGCGAAAACCTGGAAGATATGCCGGAGATACGCAACTGGAAATGGCAGGCGTAA